In a single window of the Podospora pseudocomata strain CBS 415.72m chromosome 2 map unlocalized CBS415.72m_2, whole genome shotgun sequence genome:
- a CDS encoding uncharacterized protein (EggNog:ENOG50KOG0845; COG:S): protein MEPSSKKRSIFGLGALFQRSTTPTEQDSKKDATMKDAAPSLPRPASASSAPESPAKRASDSQMASRKIIGRPHGPSSKLSQSFTASDLNTRTVTIGTPRRMPGDNPNKPSSFSSSMATRPNTNFTGQSSTRTNIFRSSAISSRPGLPNYSSSKPTNSLNQSFPPNTPGRATTRAATAELNGRALPQPSTSGDLFKMRIQSPPVHLTGEMMAKEVPSELNRTGSVYADEFLAHYCPPDLDEQQRRQFFCILDLRRLKYAADEVFNKKDWKINILNFAKEYEKSRSLIMLRYGLYEFKTVRASEAVKKEWKEKHNIPDSDDEEESAPKTNGGAKRKASIELSPQPGARPGPGLSSVQRTRAPEVSAKNKRKADEEPEESNQPAKLQKPGPAPAKAPSATKSLFEKVANNTPVKSLKASTSSLFEPSTKAKPNGLFAPSSKPAGSSNIFGHLSDTSKNSGNEGADEDSDSESDAGEEDTEEASGSEDQTDSGEGSSGDKKASVNGTSSSSSEAGESFSQGRSLFERITRDADGKPVRKLGTHDGSLFPTPAEKERAVSPVKETAPVPAPKPAPANKTWDANTPIKFAAPAAATAPGTSLFGSTAPKPAAPSGSLFGSAKPAETPKETPAPTNLFGGTVKTVDEASEETSKPPANLFSGFQPKPADSTPAATPAFGGFKPSTSTGTGSSLFGSSVAVPAASEPKKEEEKKVATVPGLPTTAPTSFTFGGKSISVAADSKAATATATFKPTDMFGENKKEIAPAKLLFGEAKKEETPAASTPPAASLFGSTATTEAAKPAEAKSLFGASTVAPTMETKTLFGASATAPSTEEPAAKKFAFGGTDTKSATPSLFGSNASTPVPEAPKPAETKSLFGAGTAAPATETKSLFGASTAAPGASLFGSNTQPAAAGTPLFGANTTAAPATETKSLFGSTATTPVPESKPLFGSTTPAPETKSLFGSTTPAPEAKPFTFGAAPAAETKSLFGNTSSAATETKSLFGTTSAPENKPFFGGSTIQPESKPPASLFANSQTLAPSAPPASNIFSFGGSQTTVPATQSFTFGSTPASQPAAPAGGSTFGNAGATAGASTSFNFTAGGSNSANNSFNNPFTSGQDGPPTAPTSFTFGSGAPAATQSFTFGSTPAPSAGGVPTFSFGGASDAGASQAVPSSGPVFSFGGASQNPAGGSIFANSLAPGGGTSTGTNTPFTFGGASSLATTPAAGTPEPSASGNNAAAATAATATTATQDGNTQGTNADGDDAPQEHQISLTDGGRGEEDESVVHEVRAKAMKYNTGEADENDSSTDNNSNKKKGWAVQGIGNLKLLKHKETGAVRLLLRAEPRGHIAFNKLLIPSITYKVDPPGAKAVKVVVAKDNGKGLETWMLQVKTKEMAEVLAGKLEGEKKGNEKK from the exons ATGGAGCCCTCATCCAAGAAGCGAAGCATCTTCGGCCTCGGCGCCCTGTTCCAGCGCTCTACCACCCCAACTGAGCAGGACTCCAAGAAGGATGCCACCATGAAGGACGCTGCGCCCTCGCTGCCACGTCCCGCCAGCGCGTCGTCTGCGCCCGAGAGTCCGGCGAAGCGCGCCTCCGACTCCCAGATGGCTTCGCGCAAAATCATCGGTCGGCCCCATGGCCCATCAAGCAAGCTCTCCCAGAGCTTCACAGCATCAGATCTCAACACCAGAACCGTCACGATCGGGACACCAAGACGGATGCCTGGCGACAATCCCAACAAACCCTCCTCGTTTTCCTCGTCCATGGCGACGCGCCCCAATACAAACTTCACAGGCCAGAGCTCTACCCGAACCAACATCTTCCGTTCCTCAGCCATCTCATCCCGCCCTGGCCTTCCCAACTACTCGTCCTCGAAGCCGACGAACTCACTGAACCAGAGCTTCCCGCCAAACACCCCCGGCAGGGCGACGACACGGGCTGCTACCGCCGAGCTTAATGGGCGCGCCCTGCCCCAACCATCCACCTCGGGTGATCTCTTCAAGATGAGGATTCAGTCCCCACCGGTTCATCTCACGGGAGAAATGATGGCTAAGGAGGTGCCCAGTGAGCTCAACCGAACCGGATCGGTCTATGCCGACGAGTTCCTGGCGCACTACTGCCCCCCCGATCTCGACGAGCAACAGAGACGCCAGTTCTTTTGCATTCTCGACTTGCGACGGTTGAAGTATGCCGCCGACGAGGTTTTTAACAAGAAAGACTGGAAGATTAATATCTTGAACTTTGCAAAGGAGTACGAGAAGAGCCGAAGCTTGATCATGCTGCGATATGGCCTTTACGAGTTCAAGACGGTGCGCGCCTccgaggctgtcaagaaggaATGGAAGGAGAAGCACAATATCCCCGAttccgatgacgaggaagagtCTGCGCCCAAGACGAACGGCGGAGCGAAGCGCAAGGCGTCGATCGAGCTGAGCCCTCAGCCAGGGGCCCGCCCAGGCCCTGGTCTGAGCAGTGTCCAGCGCACTCGTGCGCCCGAGGTTTCTGCGAAGAACAAGCGCAAGGCCGACGAGGAGCCCGAGGAGAGCAACCAGCCGGCCAAGTTGCAGAAGCCAGGTCCTGCCCCTGCCAAGGCTCCATCGGCTACCAAGTCTCTGTTTGAGAAGGTCGCGAACAACACTCCTGTCAAGTCCTTGAAGGCTTCGACAAGCAGCCTCTTCGAGCCTAGCACGAAAGCCAAGCCCAACGGACTGTTTGCGCCTTCCTCGAAGCCAGCTGGGTCGTCTAATATCTTTGGTCATCTGTCCGACACGAGCAAGAACAGCGGTAATGAGGGTGCTGATGAAGATAGTGACAGTGAATCCGATGCCGGGGAAGAGGACACCGAGGAGGCTAGCGGATCCGAGGACCAGACTGACAGCGGCGAGGGTTCATCTGGCGACAAGAAGGCGTCGGTTAACGGcacctcgagctcctcgtcggAGGCGGGCGAGAGCTTCAGCCAAGGCCGCAGCCTGTTTGAAAGAATTACACGGGACGCTGACGGCAAGCCAGTTCGGAAGCTCGGTACTCATGATGGATCTCTGTTCCCTACCCCTGCTGAAAAGGAGAGAGCTGTCAGCCCAGTCAAGGAGACTGCCCCTGTGCCTGCGCCTAAGCCTGCGCCTGCCAACAAGACCTGGGATGCTAATACTCCTATCAAGTTCGCGGCCCCGGCTGCGGCTACAGCTCCAGGCACTTCTCTGTTCGGTTCTACTGCTCCCAAGCCTGCCGCCCCTAGTGGCAGCCTTTTCGGGTCGGCCAAGCCTGCGGAGACACCCAAGGAGACGCCTGCACCTACTAACCTGTTTGGAGGTACTGTGAAGACGGTTGATGAGGCTTCCGAGGAGACTTCCAAGCCTCCTGCTAACCTGTTCTCGGGCTTCCAGCCTAAGCCCGCTGATTCGACTCCTGCTGCTACTCCTGCTTTTGGCGGATTTAAGCCATCCACGTCTACCGGCACAGGCTCGTCACTCTTTGGCTCGTCCGTCGCTGTTCCCGCTGCCTCTGagcccaagaaggaggaggagaagaaggttgcCACCGTGCCTGGTCTGCCAACCACTGCCCCTACCTCGTTCACCTTCGGCGGCAAGTCTATCAGCGTTGCTGCCGACAGCAAGGCTGCTACTGCTACTGCTACCTTCAAGCCTACGGACATGTTTGGtgagaacaagaaggagattgccCCTGCCAAGCTCCTATTTggcgaggccaagaaggaggagactcCTGCGGCGAGCACTCCTCCTGCCGCGTCCCTGTTCGGCAGCACTGCGACCACCGAGGCTGCTAAGcccgccgaggccaagagTCTCTTTGGCGCGAGCACTGTGGCCCCCACGATGGAGACCAAGACCCTGTTTGGTGCTTCCGCTACTGCCCCGTCTACCGAGGAGCCtgcggcgaagaagtttGCCTTTGGCGGCACTGACACCAAGTCTGCGACTCCTTCTCTTTTTGGATCTAATGCTTCCACTCCTGTACCTGAGGCTCCCAAGCCTGCCGAGACTAAGAGCCTCTTTGGCGCAGGTactgctgctcctgccacGGAGACTAAGAGCTTGTTCGGCGCCTCGACCGCCGCTCCGGGTGCCAGCTTGTTCGGAAGCAACACACagcctgccgctgccggcaCGCCTCTCTTTGGTGCTAACACCACTGCGGCCCCGGCTACCGAAACCAAGAGTTTGTTTGGTAGCACTGCGACTACACCTGTTCCGGAGAGCAAGCCTCTTTTCGGTAGCACTACGCCGGCCCCGGAGACCAAATCTTTGTTCGGCAGCACCACTCCTGCCCCGGAGGCCAAGCCCTTTACGTTTGGTGCTGCTCCTGCGGCGGAGACCAAGTCGCTGTTTGGCAACACTTCTTCCGCTGCCACGGAGACGAAGAGCCTGTTTGGCACCACCTCGGCGCCAGAGAACAAGCCCTTCTTTGGTGGAAGCACGATCCAGCCAGAGTCGAAGCCTCCTGCCAGCCTGTTTGCTAACAGCCAGACTCTGGCGCCCTCTGCGCCCCCGGCTAGCAACATTTTCAGCTTTGGTGGCTCGCAGACTACGGTTCCGGCTACACAGTCCTTTACCTTTGGATCTACACCTGCCTCGCAGCCTGCGGCGCCGGCGGGTGGTTCCACCTTTGGCAACGCCGGTGCCACTGCCGGCGCTTCCACCTCGTTCAACTTCACGGCCGGTGGTAGCAACTCGGCCAACAACTCGTTCAACAACCCATTCACGTCGGGCCAGGACGGCCCCCCGACCGCCCCGACATCTTTCACCTTCGGCAGTGGTGCTCCTGCCGCCACGCAGTCCTTCACCTTTGGCAGCACCCCTGCCCCTAGTGCGGGCGGTGTCCCTACTTTCAGCTTCGGTGGCGCGTCGGATGCCGGCGCTTCTCAAGCCGTTCCTTCATCGGGACCCGTGTTCTCCTTTGGTGGTGCGTCCCAGAACCCCGCCGGGGGTTCCATCTTTGCAAACAGTTTGGCTCCTGGTGGGGGAACCTCTACAGGTACAA ATACCCCTTTCACATTCGGAGGTGCTTCAAGCCTGGCGACGACGCCGGCTGCTGGGACCCCCGAGCCTTCTGCCAGCGGCAATAATGCTGCcgctgctactgctgctaCTGCCACCACTGCTACTCAAGATGGTAACACTCAAGGGACAAACGCTGACGGGGATGACGCACCACAGGAGCATCAAATCTCGCTAACCGACGGCGGccggggcgaggaggacgagtcCGTCGTCCATGAAGTCCGCGCCAAGGCAATGAAGTATAACACGGGAGAGGCTGATGAGAACGACTCGTCGACTGATAataacagcaacaagaagaaggggtgggCGGTGCAGGGGATTGGTAATCTGAAGCTGCTGAAGCACAAGGAGACGGgggcggtgaggttg
- a CDS encoding uncharacterized protein (COG:S; EggNog:ENOG503P46E) — MSLANDKFPSSAAFDAINQAISASDADRKEAIKAGNAVFAFVLKNKAGETDEWHIDLKNKGAVGKGLGEKPTVTLSLSDADFGALVAGKANAQRLFMSGKLKIKGDVMKATKLDPILKKAQTKAKL; from the exons ATGTCTCTCGCCAACG ACAAGttcccctcctcggccgcctttgACGCGATCAACCAGGCCATCTCTGCTTCCGACGCCGACCGCaaggaggccatcaaggCCGGCAACGCTGTTTTCGCCTTTGTGCTCAAGAACAAGGCTGGCGAGACGGACGAGTGGCACATTGATCTTAAGAACAAGGGGGCTGTTGGCAAGGGGCTTGGGGAGAAGCCTACTG tcaccctctccctctccgacgCCGACTTTGGCGCTCTTGTCGCCGGCAAGGCCAACGCGCAGAGACTGTTCATGTCTGGCAAGCTCAAGATCAAGGGAGATGTCATGAAGGCTACCAAGCTGGATCCTATTCTTAAGAAGGCGCAGACTAAGGCTAAGCTTTAG
- a CDS encoding uncharacterized protein (COG:U; EggNog:ENOG503NX43) — MFNTNTAQVKPSTGGLFSTNPQEEKAQEEPPSSLFAKPAADKAPSGSLGQEAKETKAPSGLFTSKPDNLFGTKPQEKPPSSLFSQPLPSQEKPASSLFSQPPQDKPPASLFAKPAQDKPPASLFANQSQEKPPSSLFANQAQEKPPSSLFANQYQEKPPASLFAQPKPQAPSSNLFAAPKQPQAPPKPLFGGAAPKSSLGGRSAIGQHHTRQPSKLSRSVIAEEFASEEEDIAEEVEEPVLPTAKRTQFAPTTTSNAGTTAPTRGFAVPESDSEDDEGDTDMWLDMNAAAAAKRAQVGDESDLLMFATPAATERARMDAENIFRATARSSVGPSGFTKPKEFRFAALAKDAYSRMGTAEINETPQIILNTENLIEKLYDEGVGEEGENPEKMDDVLAEVAGGVAELWRDYANKLPRPYEEHPVEIGPGPHATTFEKANYLANLALRIHHTRYEEGMAEPLPQTMFQWLEEYHDMYQNQTEEILAHNPSPACHGLFWQAVFVSLLRGKVEDAVALLANAGWEAVRGVNREYAYTERALENVDRAVGELVSVLEGCPGVGGGWEIYGGEWELFRVRARASLELLRRFAEGSDEGEFGGSLGSNKESFGGMARRAESKVPWEIYENLNIVFDIVLGEKAAIMEAAQDWLEATVGLLGWWDESRVERKGGEGGKGFRGSQMGRSQALVVRDRGVEDGNYLDRLGRAFHAAVESDFHFNSQNPVELGMACIFEDNVKAVIGLLRGWSLPIATALAEIASLGKWLPAHWPVGVFGFDDLDMDDLEVLGVDPGSPDDVDGIKDSTLAQYARALSEFEELSKVAVHGVTRDGWELAIHVLGRMDSAEYSEDLMKDLVQQQIDKLHVDSSRTVDKLWSLLNELGMIPYAEDTAESFGEILARDSKRYGEAMWYYALAHRPNKVREVMNLLLSYSLIQSCAFPPAQELDNYLERLLNDRNKTLEDLAARDMEGAELLGKMLSGYASLRQFYDIRDNKDSLPGHTSPFARKQQAATALVSVIASSDDNIRGGLYDQTRDGIVSEDFLLALLGEALVFVTDPSNTNVHFGQASQPVLSMDQIDTILKAIEDLEAVGERVKEACEEFLRVVLGNVPGSGLAKGGRPEDLLGKGKGGNLMLAGAGSGMGRVVSELSKSLSGGNGGRGVGNVKRGWDWRVGEGIGRNTAGKEIMRRLRLGLAKDVAGLWLVGADEVEW; from the exons ATGTTTAACACTAACACGGCCCAGGTAAAGCCTTCGACGGGAGGGTTATTTTCGACGAACCCGCAGGAGGAGAAAGCTCAGGAGGAGCCACCTTCCAGTCTCTTTGCCAAGCCAGCTGCCGATAAGGCTCCTTCGGGTTCGTTGGGGCAAGAGGCAAAGGAGACTAAGGCTCCGTCTGGTCTCTTTACGAGCAAACCGGATAATTTGTTTGGGACAAAACCGCAGGAGAAGCCGCCTTCGAGCCTTTTCTCGCAACCACTACCGAGCCAGGAGAAGCCAGCTTCTAGCTTGTTTTCACAGCCTCCTCAGGATAAGCCTCCTGCCAGCCTATTTGCGAAGCCAGCTCAGGACAAGCCTCCTGCGAGTCTTTTTGCGAACCAGTCACAGGAGAAGCCGCCCTCTAGTCTATTTGCCAACCAGGCTCAGGAGAAACCACCCTCGAGCCTATTTGCAAACCAATATCAAGAAAAGCCCCCCGCCAGTCTCTTCGCACAGCCAAAGCCGCAGGCCCCATCCTCAAACTTGTTTGCTGCTCCCAAGCAGCCTCAGGCTCCCCCAAAGCCATTGTTTGGAGGTGCTGCTCCCAAGTCATCTCTCGGAGGCAGATCCGCCATCGGGCAGCACCACACCAGACAACCTAGCAAACTGAGCCGCAGCGTCATAGCCGAGGAGTTTGCttcagaggaagaggacatcGCTGAAGAAGTCGAGGAGCCGGTTCTTCCTACCGCCAAGAGAACTCAGTTTGCCCCCACGACCACGAGCAATGCGGGAACCACGGCGCCAACTAGAGGTTTCGCCGTTCCAGAGTCTGATAGTGAGGATGACGAAGGCGACACCGACATGTGGTTGGATATGAacgcggctgctgctgctaagCGAGCCCAAGTAGGTGATGAGTCTGATCTGCTCATGTTCGCCACACCCGCTGCCACCGAGAGAGCTCGTATGGACGCGGAGAACATCTTCCGTGCTACTGCCCGGTCGTCTGTCGGTCCAAGCGGCTTCACCAAACCAAAGGAATTCCGTTTTGCGGCTTTGGCCAAGGATGCCTACAGCCGGATGGGCACCGCCGAAATCAATGAAACTCCTCAGATCATCCTCAACACGGAAAACCTCATCGAGAAGCTCTACGACGAGggcgttggcgaggagggggaaaacCCCGAGAAGATGGACGACGTCCTCGCCGAGGTTGCGGGCGGCGTGGCGGAGCTGTGGAGGGACTACGCGAACAAGCTGCCGAGGCCGTACGAGGAGCATCCGGTCGAGATAGGGCCCGGCCCGCATGCGACCACGTTTGAAAAGGCAAACTATTTGGCTAATCTGGCGCTGCGGATCCACCACACGAGAtatgaggaggggatggcggAGCCGCTGCCACAGACGATGTTTcagtggctggaggagtaTCATGATATGTACCAGAACCAGACGGAGGAGATTTTGGCGCACAACCCCAGCCCGGCGTGCCACGGGCTGTTCTGGCAGGCGGTTTTTGTGAGCTTGctgagggggaaggtggaggatgcggtGGCGCTGCTGGCGAATGCCGGGTGGGAGgctgtgaggggggtgaataGGGAGTATGCCTACACGGAGAGGGCACTGGAGAATGTGGAcagggcggtgggggagctggtgagtgttttggaggggtgtccgggggtgggggggggttgggagatttatgggggggagtgggagctGTTTAgggtgagggcgagggcgagttTGGAGTTGTTGAGGCGGTTCGCGGaggggagtgatgagggggaaTTTGGGGGGAGCCTGGGGAGTAACAAGGAgagttttggggggatggCGAGACGGGCGGAGAGCAAAGTGCCGTGGGAGATTTATGAGAATCTGAATATTGTTTTTGACATTgtgctgggggagaaggcggcgaTTATGGAGGCGGCGCAGGACTGGCTGGAGGCTACGGTtgggttgctggggtggtgggatgaaagcagggtggagaggaaggggggggagggtgggaaggggtttaGGGGGAGCCAGATGGGGAGGTCACAGGCTTTGGTTGTGAGGGataggggggtggaggatgggaatTATTTGGATAGGTTGGGGAGGGCCTTTCACGCGGCGGTGGAGAGTGATTTCCACTTCAACAGTCAGAACCCGGTTGAGTTGGGGATGGCGTGCATCTTTGAGGATAACGTCAAGGCTGTTATTGGGCTGCTGAGGGGATGGTCGCTGCCGATCGCGACTGCACTGGCCGAGATTGCCAGCTTGGGCAAGTGGCTGCCAGCTCACTGGCCGGTGGGCGTGTTTGGGTTTGATGACCTGGACATGGATGATCTGGAGGTGCTGGGTGTCGATCCTGGGAGCCCGGACGATGTTGATGGCATCAAGGATAGCACCCTTGCCCAGTACGCCAGGGCCTTgtccgagtttgaggagctTTCCAAGGTGGCGGTTCATGGAGTCACcagggatggatgggagctGGCCATTCACgtgctggggaggatggacTCTGCCGAGTACAGCGAGGACCTGATGAAGGACTTGGTGCAGCAGCAGATTGACAAGCTGCATGTTGACTCGAGCAGGACGGTGGATAAGCTGTGGAGCTTGTTGAATGAGTTGGGGATGATTCCTTATGCTGAGGACACCGCTgag TCTTTTGGTGAGATCCTCGCCCGCGACTCGAAACGTTACGGCGAGGCAATGTGGTACTACGCTCTCGCCCACCGCCCTAACAAAGTCCGCGAGGTCATGAACCTTTTGCTGTCCTACTCCCTCATCCAGTCCTGCGCCTTCCCTCCTGCCCAGGAGCTAGACAACTACCTCGAGCGTCTCCTCAACGACAGGAACAAAACCCTTGAGGACCTCGCAGCCAGAGACATGGAAGGTGCTGAGCTCCTCGGCAAGATGCTCAGCGGTTATGCTTCCCTCAGACAATTCTACGACATTAGAGACAACAAGGACTCCCTCCCTGGCCACACCAGCCCCTTTGCACGGAAGCAGCAAGCCGCCACTGCTCTGGTCAGCGTGATCGCCAGTTCGGACGACAACATCCGCGGCGGTCTGTACGATCAAACACGCGATGGGATCGTCTCGGAAGACTTCCTTCTTGCTTTGCTCGGGGAGGCACTGGTGTTTGTGACTGATCCGTCTAATACAAACGTTCACTTTGGGCAGGCTAGCCAGCCGGTCTTGAGCATGGATCAGATTGACACTATACTCAAGGCGATTGAGGAcctggaggcggtgggggagagggtcaAGGAGGCGTGTGAGGAGTttttgagggtggtgctggggaaTGTGCCTGGGAGTGGACTGGCgaagggggggaggccgGAGGATTTGTTGGGGAAAGGCAAGGGGGGGAATTTGATGCTTGCTGGTGCGGGAAGTGGtatggggagggtggtgagtgagTTGAGTAAGAGCTTGAGTGGTGGGAacgggggaaggggggttggcaatgtgaagagggggtgggattggagggttggggaggggattgggaggaATACGGCGGGGAAGGAGATTAtgagaaggttgaggttggggttggcgaagGATGTGGccgggttgtggttggttggggctGATGAGGTGGAGTGGTGA
- a CDS encoding uncharacterized protein (COG:T; EggNog:ENOG503Q3RX), whose product MAAHNAKPEIGDILLVIHDFVARSSDELSLVKGERVELLERDDEFGDGWYLGRHLVNNNSGLFPEVYTRPAPKAVVTTNTSFSNASKPPLTPLAEDNEHATPLAHPAEDTKSAPKPIPAQLPPSSLDTLAPPTISPPPFSSSLPTGAASGLDSIRPNASTDSHVLHETLNVINEHITDLRSPDGGQGHRANDSGSEYSSHVGHRISYIQGEETDEEEETVHSRFEVESWNADQVAEYLFTVGVEKHHCEVFRDQEITGEVLLGMDQTSVFIKALDLGSVGRRLKTWQKIKQLQDEANGLGTSTGRTTQTYGSEAGSDVGRMRSRTNTITSSGPQRYNSTQESNMSPHARRLSQTPKIEPYEPVSPVSPLVDSPGRTYHDKRPSAASIRDLHHSRRHSSTDFRIAGPTGAPTKPASTSTFPQQQTAHKKQPSFDRNWTLGGATSSSFQQRPLSSAGVRESSEPGAELQDSAVDLDRGYFSGTDADPRKRNVLKKRDSVQAGRTSPKTSYAEEQRVRSATALSRHSRFGSVDSVRESSVSAAAQKYYGLNKRTPSTITTDSMRQTSGSLKESMNPTVTRLDSNTSDASRSSPKSVNAMKRLSQVNHPDFNVSMMLRSGLGGLRAASDAITGNEKAKLSPLDSPLKDSPMYSPARTGSSTPSVGPSFEMDSADATKSPSTATTQASRGSRKKTKKETSAYTRGLQKITPQEAMKTADYSGWMKKRSANLMTTWKPRLFVLKGRRLAYYYSEDDDQEKGLIDISFHRVLPADNEKLTGLHATLTGATNSPAIPAGSQIHTLAASDAERDPTSEGPDSIFIFKLVPPRAGLSRAVTFTKPTVHYFAVPNIKQGRLWMAALMKATIDRDDTQPITTTYQQKTISLAKARQMRHRPPALMGLDENARNNGENGEAEKRAADKEKNGLGITYSEADSGVSGMGKFGLQPHPDSARAPGRFASFGSEKDSVPQSA is encoded by the exons ATGGCGGCTCACAATGCGAAGCCCGAGATTGGCGACATTCTGCTTGTCATCC ACGACTTTGTAGCCCGCAGTTCTGACGAGTTGAGCTTGGTAAAGGGCGAGCGCGTGGAGCTGCTCGAGCGCGACGACGAGTTTGGCGATGGATGGTACTTGGGCCGACATTTGGTCAACAACAATAGCGGCTTGTTCCCTGAGG TGTACACCCGACCAGCACCGAAAGCTGTCGTCACAACCAACACATCGTTTTCTAACGCATCGAAGCCACCACTGACCCCCCTAGCCGAAGATAACGAGCATGCGACGCCCCTAGCCCACCCTGCAGAGGATACGAAAAGCGCACCGAAGCCAATACCCGCTCAGCTCCCACCGAGCTCGCTAGATACGCTTGCTCCCCCTACGATAAGCCCTCCTCCGTTCTCTAGCAGTCTGCCGACCGGCGCAGCATCTGGCCTGGACTCGATACGGCCCAACGCTAGCACCGACAGCCATGTTTTGCACGAAACACTCAATGTCATCAACGAACACATCACCGACCTGAGATCCCCCGATGGCGGCCAGGGGCACAGGGCTAATGATTCGGGCAGCGAGTACAGCTCTCACGTCGGCCACCGCATCTCGTATATCCAGGGCGAGGAAacagacgaagaggaagagacggTGCACTCTCGATTCGAGGTCGAATCGTGGAACGCAGATCAGGTCGCTGAATATTTGTTCACGGTTGGTGTCGAGAAGCACCACTGCGAGGTATTTCGGGACCAGGAAATCACGGGAGAGGTGCTTTTGGGAATGGATCAGACCTCGGTATTCATCAAGGCCCTCGACTTGGGCTCGGTAGGAAGGCGGCTCAAGACGTGGCAAAAGATCAAGCAGCTCCAGGACGAAGCCAACGGTTTGGGGACGAGCACAGGGAGGACAACTCAGACATATGGGAGCGAGGCCGGGTCTGATGTCGGGAGGATGCGAAGCAggaccaacaccatcacgaGCTCGGGGCCACAGCGGTACAATTCGACCCAGGAGTCCAACATGTCGCCCCATGCGCGACGTTTGTCACAAACACCCAAGATTGAGCCGTATGAGCCCGTATCACCTGTATCGCCCTTGGTAGATTCGCCCGGCCGCACGTACCACGACAAACGCCCCTCTGCTGCGTCAATCCGAGATTTGCATCACTCGCGCCGCCACTCGTCGACGGATTTCCGAATCGCGGGCCCTACCGGTGCACCCACCAAacccgcctccaccagcacGTTTCCCCAACAGCAGACGGCCCATAAGAAGCAACCGTCCTTTGATAGAAACTGGACGTTGGGTGGCGCTACTTCGTCGTCTTTCCAGCAAAGGCCTCTGTCCTCGGCCGGCGTCCGAGAGTCTTCGGAGCCCGGAGCAGAACTGCAAGATTCAGCAGTCGACCTGGACCGTGGTTACTTTTCCGGCACCGACGCCGACCCCCGGAAGAGAAATGTGCTCAAGAAGCGCGACAGTGTGCAGGCTGGACGCACCTCACCCAAGACGAGCTACGCCGAAGAGCAGCGTGTCAGGAGCGCAACCGCCTTGTCTAGGCACTCAAGGTTTGGGAGTGTGGACTCGGTGCGCGAATCATCCGTGTCGGCTGCCGCCCAAAAGTATTATGGCCTGAACAAGCGCACACCTTCGACAATAACCACCGATTCGATGCGCCAAACTTCGGGGAGCTTGAAGGAGTCCATGAACCCCACCGTCACTCGGCTCGACAGTAATACGTCAGACGCATCTCGATCATCGCCAAAATCCGTCAACGCCATGAAGCGCCTCAGCCAAGTCAACCACCCCGACTTTAACGTCAGCATGATGCTGCGCAgcgggttgggagggttgagGGCAGCTTCGGATGCCATCACAGGAAACGAAAAGGCGAAACTGTCACCTCTGGATTCACCGCTCAAGGACTCGCCAATGTACTCGCCAGCCCGGACAGGATCTAGTACCCCTTCGGTTGGCCCGAGCTTCGAGATGGACTCTGCCGATGCCACCAAGAGTCCTAGCACGGCCACGACACAAGCAAGCCGCGGCAGCCgcaagaagaccaagaaggagaCGAGCGCGTACACTCGTGGTCTGCAAAAGATTACGCCGCAGGAGGCCATGAAGACTGCTGATTACAGCGGCTGGATGAAGAAGCGGAGCGCCAATCTCATGACGACCTGGAAGCCTCGTCTGTTTGTTCTCAAGGGGAGACGTCTCGCGTACTACTACTCGGAGGACGATGACCAGGAGAAGGGCCTGATCGATATTTCATTCCACCGCGTTCTGCCTGCCGATAACGAGAAGCTCACCGGGCTCCACGCTACCTTGACCGGTGCTACCAACTCGCCAGCCATTCCCGCCGGAAGCCAGATTCACACTCTTGCCGCCAGtgatgcagagcgtgatCCAACTTCTGAGGGCCCAGATTCGATCTTTATTTTCAAGCTTGTACCACCTCGCGCTGGTCTCTCCCGGGCGGTTACTTTCACCAAGCCAACCGTCCATTATTTTGCGGTACCCAACATCAAGCAGGGCCGGCTGTGGATGGCCGCTCTCATGAAGGCCACCATCGATCGCGACGACACGCAGCCCATAACGACGACATACCAGCAGAAGACGATCTCGCTGGCCAAGGCGCGGCAGATGCGTCACAGACCACCAGCACTCATGGGCCTGGACGAGAACGCTCGCAACAACGGGGAGAACGGCGAGGCCGAGAAACGAGCGGCCGATAAGGAAAAGAATGGTCTCGGAATCACCTACAGCGAGGCGGACAGTGGAGTTTCCGGCATGGGAAAGTTTGGCTTGCAACCGCATCCCGACAGTGCCCGCGCGCCGGGAAGGTTTGCCAGCTTCGGTTCAGAAAAGGATTCAGTGCCCCAGAGTGCCTAG